The following are from one region of the Vicugna pacos chromosome 9, VicPac4, whole genome shotgun sequence genome:
- the PRKAB2 gene encoding 5'-AMP-activated protein kinase subunit beta-2 isoform X2, which yields MGNTTSDRVAGERHGAKAARAEGAGGHAPGKEHKIMVGSTDDPSVFSLPDSKLPGDKEFVSWQQDLEDSVKPTQQARPTVIRWSEGGKEVFISGSFNNWSTKIPLIKSHNDFVAILDLPEGEHQYKFFVDGQWVHDPSEPVVTSQLGTINNLIHVKKSDFEVFDALKLDSMESSETSCRDLSSSPPGPYGQEMYVFRSEERFKSPPILPPHLLQVILNKDTNISCDPALLPEPNHVMLNHLYALSIKIKKLRLREGHIARQCDGP from the exons ATGGGAAACACCACTAGCGACCGAGTGGCCGGGGAGCGCCACGGCGCCAAGGCTGCACGAGCCGAGGGCGCCGGCGGCCATGCCCCGGGCAAGGAGCATAAGATCATGGTGGGGAGCACGGACGACCCCAGCGTCTTCAGCCTGCCGGACTCTAAG CTCCCTGGGGACAAAGAGTTTGTATCATGGCAACAGGATTTGGAGGACTCCGTAAAGCCCACACAGCAGGCCCGGCCCACTGTTATCCGCTGGTCTGAAGGAGGCAAGGAGGTCTTCATCTCTGGGTCCTTCAACAATTGGAGCACCAAGATTCCACTGATTAAGAG CCATAATGACTTTGTTGCCATCCTGGACCTCCCTGAGGGAGAGCACCAGTACAAGTTCTTTGTGGACGGACAGTGGGTTCATGATCCATCAGAG CCTGTGGTTACCAGTCAGCTTGGCACAATTAACAATTTGATCCATGTCAAGAAATCTGACTTTGAGGTGTTTGATGCTTTAAAGCTAGATTCAATGGAAAGCTCAGAGACATCTTGTCGAG ACCTTTCCAGCTCACCCCCAGGGCCTTATGGTCAAGAAATGTATGTATTTCGATCAGAGGAGAGATTCAAATCCCCACCCATCCTGCCTCCTCACCTTCTCCAAGTTATTCTTAACAAGGACACTAATATATCT TGTGACCCAGCCTTGCTCCCCGAGCCCAATCATGTTATGCTGAACCATCTTTATGCATTGTCCATAAAG ataaagaaactaaggctcagagaaggtcaTATTGCCA GACAGTGTGATGGTCCTTAG
- the PRKAB2 gene encoding 5'-AMP-activated protein kinase subunit beta-2 isoform X1: MGNTTSDRVAGERHGAKAARAEGAGGHAPGKEHKIMVGSTDDPSVFSLPDSKLPGDKEFVSWQQDLEDSVKPTQQARPTVIRWSEGGKEVFISGSFNNWSTKIPLIKSHNDFVAILDLPEGEHQYKFFVDGQWVHDPSEPVVTSQLGTINNLIHVKKSDFEVFDALKLDSMESSETSCRDLSSSPPGPYGQEMYVFRSEERFKSPPILPPHLLQVILNKDTNISCDPALLPEPNHVMLNHLYALSIKDSVMVLSATHRYKKKYVTTLLYKPI, from the exons ATGGGAAACACCACTAGCGACCGAGTGGCCGGGGAGCGCCACGGCGCCAAGGCTGCACGAGCCGAGGGCGCCGGCGGCCATGCCCCGGGCAAGGAGCATAAGATCATGGTGGGGAGCACGGACGACCCCAGCGTCTTCAGCCTGCCGGACTCTAAG CTCCCTGGGGACAAAGAGTTTGTATCATGGCAACAGGATTTGGAGGACTCCGTAAAGCCCACACAGCAGGCCCGGCCCACTGTTATCCGCTGGTCTGAAGGAGGCAAGGAGGTCTTCATCTCTGGGTCCTTCAACAATTGGAGCACCAAGATTCCACTGATTAAGAG CCATAATGACTTTGTTGCCATCCTGGACCTCCCTGAGGGAGAGCACCAGTACAAGTTCTTTGTGGACGGACAGTGGGTTCATGATCCATCAGAG CCTGTGGTTACCAGTCAGCTTGGCACAATTAACAATTTGATCCATGTCAAGAAATCTGACTTTGAGGTGTTTGATGCTTTAAAGCTAGATTCAATGGAAAGCTCAGAGACATCTTGTCGAG ACCTTTCCAGCTCACCCCCAGGGCCTTATGGTCAAGAAATGTATGTATTTCGATCAGAGGAGAGATTCAAATCCCCACCCATCCTGCCTCCTCACCTTCTCCAAGTTATTCTTAACAAGGACACTAATATATCT TGTGACCCAGCCTTGCTCCCCGAGCCCAATCATGTTATGCTGAACCATCTTTATGCATTGTCCATAAAG GACAGTGTGATGGTCCTTAGCGCAACCCATCGCTACAAGAAGAAGTATGTCACTACTCTGCTGTACAAGCCCATCTGA
- the PRKAB2 gene encoding 5'-AMP-activated protein kinase subunit beta-2 isoform X3 — MGNTTSDRVAGERHGAKAARAEGAGGHAPGKEHKIMVGSTDDPSVFSLPDSKLPGDKEFVSWQQDLEDSVKPTQQARPTVIRWSEGGKEVFISGSFNNWSTKIPLIKSHNDFVAILDLPEGEHQYKFFVDGQWVHDPSEPVVTSQLGTINNLIHVKKSDFEVFDALKLDSMESSETSCRDLSSSPPGPYGQEMYVFRSEERFKSPPILPPHLLQVILNKDTNISSFSLPLLV; from the exons ATGGGAAACACCACTAGCGACCGAGTGGCCGGGGAGCGCCACGGCGCCAAGGCTGCACGAGCCGAGGGCGCCGGCGGCCATGCCCCGGGCAAGGAGCATAAGATCATGGTGGGGAGCACGGACGACCCCAGCGTCTTCAGCCTGCCGGACTCTAAG CTCCCTGGGGACAAAGAGTTTGTATCATGGCAACAGGATTTGGAGGACTCCGTAAAGCCCACACAGCAGGCCCGGCCCACTGTTATCCGCTGGTCTGAAGGAGGCAAGGAGGTCTTCATCTCTGGGTCCTTCAACAATTGGAGCACCAAGATTCCACTGATTAAGAG CCATAATGACTTTGTTGCCATCCTGGACCTCCCTGAGGGAGAGCACCAGTACAAGTTCTTTGTGGACGGACAGTGGGTTCATGATCCATCAGAG CCTGTGGTTACCAGTCAGCTTGGCACAATTAACAATTTGATCCATGTCAAGAAATCTGACTTTGAGGTGTTTGATGCTTTAAAGCTAGATTCAATGGAAAGCTCAGAGACATCTTGTCGAG ACCTTTCCAGCTCACCCCCAGGGCCTTATGGTCAAGAAATGTATGTATTTCGATCAGAGGAGAGATTCAAATCCCCACCCATCCTGCCTCCTCACCTTCTCCAAGTTATTCTTAACAAGGACACTAATATATCT tctttttccctccctcttttaGTGTGA